One stretch of Geoalkalibacter ferrihydriticus DSM 17813 DNA includes these proteins:
- a CDS encoding gamma-glutamylcyclotransferase family protein, whose amino-acid sequence MLYFAYGHNMDPEVLAQRGVSFSRVCTGKIRGMRLVFHKPGEDGSGKADIQDHRGSVAEGVIYDVPEESLANLDVYEGVDKGHYRRQLIKVQTFKGELECVVYRAAKFKNGLKPSRQYLGALIRGAAVHGLSADYQVFLKSHLTAD is encoded by the coding sequence ATGCTCTATTTCGCCTATGGCCACAACATGGATCCTGAGGTTCTTGCGCAGCGAGGCGTGAGCTTCAGCCGTGTGTGTACCGGGAAAATTCGCGGCATGCGCTTGGTGTTTCACAAGCCAGGAGAGGATGGGAGCGGCAAGGCAGATATTCAGGACCATCGCGGCAGCGTTGCCGAGGGCGTGATCTATGATGTTCCCGAGGAAAGCCTGGCCAATCTTGATGTCTACGAAGGGGTGGACAAAGGGCACTATCGCCGCCAGCTCATTAAGGTGCAGACCTTCAAGGGCGAACTCGAGTGCGTCGTCTACCGCGCCGCCAAATTCAAAAACGGGCTTAAGCCGAGCCGCCAGTATCTGGGCGCGCTGATCCGCGGCGCCGCGGTTCATGGTTTATCGGCGGACTATCAGGTATTTCTCAAATCACATCTTACCGCTGACTGA
- the tkt gene encoding transketolase produces the protein MTREPLDAVLARSTIDTLRFLAADAVERARSGHPGTPMEAAPLAYLLYRRHLRHNPADPAWPGRDRLVLSCGHASMLLYGVLHLAGYALSLDDLKNFRQLHSPAAGHPEFGHAPGVETTTGPLGQGLGVSVGMAMGGRFLAEQVSAELFNYRVYALCSDGDLMEGLSSEAASLAGHLHLGNLIVVYLDNRITIEGETSLAFSEQVATRFLAYDWQVLQVEGENLTEIEMALNAAKADPRPSLIIARTHIAPGAPTKQDSAEAHGAPLGAEELAATKSAYGWDPHQSFLVSEEVRAHMGACRTRGRHLQQQWQELLRDLEKNPSAGLLNWLRSRDGALPEGWDLHLPAFGAADGPLATRQASGIVLNALAARLPLLLGGSADLAPSTNTSLKGERSFSRTGSGRNLHFGVREHAMGAVLNGLSHTPGLIAYGATFLIFSDYMRPPMRLAAMMGLAPIYVFTHDSIALGEDGPTHQPVEQLPGLRALPNLHVIRPADANETAEAWRLAVERRNGPTALVLSRQGLPVLDPDRYAPADGVRRGGYVLAEEEGDLQALLLATGAEVHVALAARELLQAEGVATRVVSLPCWEKFAEQAESYRRQVLPPSCRARVAIEAASPLGWERWVGTEGEVIGMRGFGASAPGAVLLEHFGFTPEAVGKRVKELLARSKDVNPDAQS, from the coding sequence ATGACTCGGGAACCTCTGGATGCCGTCCTCGCCCGCTCAACCATCGATACCTTGCGATTTTTGGCTGCTGACGCCGTGGAAAGGGCCCGCTCGGGTCATCCCGGAACGCCCATGGAAGCGGCTCCCCTCGCCTATCTGTTGTATCGCCGTCATTTGCGTCACAATCCGGCCGATCCGGCGTGGCCGGGGCGCGATCGGCTGGTGCTGTCCTGCGGCCATGCCTCCATGCTGCTCTACGGTGTCCTGCACCTGGCGGGCTACGCCTTATCCCTGGATGATTTAAAGAATTTCCGCCAGTTGCACAGCCCAGCCGCGGGCCATCCCGAATTCGGTCATGCGCCGGGAGTGGAGACCACCACCGGCCCTCTGGGGCAGGGGCTGGGGGTGAGCGTCGGCATGGCCATGGGCGGCCGGTTTCTAGCCGAACAGGTCAGCGCAGAGCTGTTCAATTATCGGGTCTACGCCCTGTGTTCCGACGGCGATCTTATGGAGGGGCTCAGCAGCGAAGCGGCCTCCCTGGCCGGACATCTACACCTGGGCAATCTCATTGTTGTCTATCTCGACAACCGCATCACCATCGAAGGGGAAACCAGCCTGGCTTTCAGCGAGCAGGTGGCGACGCGCTTTCTTGCCTACGACTGGCAGGTTCTTCAGGTCGAGGGAGAGAATTTAACGGAAATCGAGATGGCCCTGAACGCGGCCAAGGCCGATCCACGTCCCTCGCTGATCATCGCCCGCACCCATATCGCACCCGGCGCGCCGACCAAACAGGACAGCGCCGAAGCGCACGGAGCCCCCCTGGGCGCTGAGGAGTTGGCCGCAACCAAGAGCGCCTACGGCTGGGATCCGCATCAAAGCTTCCTGGTGTCCGAGGAGGTCCGTGCCCACATGGGCGCATGTCGGACGCGCGGTAGGCATCTCCAGCAGCAGTGGCAGGAGCTGTTGCGAGACCTGGAGAAAAATCCCTCGGCAGGCCTGCTAAACTGGTTGCGCAGCCGTGATGGCGCCTTGCCTGAGGGCTGGGATCTGCATCTGCCGGCGTTCGGTGCGGCAGACGGGCCTCTGGCCACGCGCCAGGCAAGCGGTATCGTGCTCAACGCCCTGGCCGCGCGCTTGCCGTTGCTGCTCGGCGGCTCGGCCGACCTGGCGCCATCCACCAACACCAGCCTCAAGGGCGAACGATCATTCTCGCGCACCGGCAGCGGCCGCAACCTGCATTTCGGGGTGCGCGAACACGCCATGGGTGCGGTGCTCAACGGCCTCAGCCATACGCCCGGGCTGATCGCTTACGGTGCCACTTTCCTTATTTTTTCGGATTACATGCGTCCTCCCATGCGTCTGGCGGCGATGATGGGGCTGGCTCCCATCTATGTTTTTACCCACGATTCCATCGCCCTGGGCGAGGACGGCCCCACCCATCAACCCGTGGAACAGTTGCCGGGACTGCGCGCTCTGCCCAACTTGCATGTCATCCGCCCCGCCGACGCCAACGAGACGGCCGAAGCCTGGCGTTTGGCGGTGGAGCGGCGCAACGGGCCCACGGCTCTGGTCCTCAGCCGCCAGGGGCTGCCGGTGCTGGATCCTGATCGCTACGCTCCGGCTGACGGCGTGCGGCGCGGCGGTTACGTTTTGGCTGAGGAAGAGGGCGATTTGCAGGCCCTGCTCCTGGCTACCGGCGCCGAAGTCCATGTGGCGCTGGCGGCGCGTGAGTTGTTGCAGGCCGAAGGTGTGGCAACGCGGGTGGTCAGCCTGCCCTGCTGGGAAAAATTTGCCGAGCAGGCCGAGAGCTATCGTCGGCAGGTGCTGCCCCCGAGTTGCCGCGCGCGCGTGGCCATAGAGGCGGCTTCGCCTCTGGGCTGGGAGCGCTGGGTGGGCACCGAGGGCGAAGTCATCGGCATGCGCGGTTTCGGCGCGAGTGCCCCAGGCGCCGTCCTGCTGGAGCATTTCGGCTTCACTCCCGAAGCCGTCGGCAAGAGGGTCAAGGAGTTGCTGGCCAGAAGCAAAGACGTCAACCCTGACGCGCAGAGCTGA